A genomic window from Anopheles ziemanni chromosome X, idAnoZiCoDA_A2_x.2, whole genome shotgun sequence includes:
- the LOC131291030 gene encoding uncharacterized protein LOC131291030 — MHSNVVPYTIRSMEIIRQKLSNLSDTIRDGLLLCKAVGYYASLLLFTLGFTLWFDFRPFGMICAAYLGIFWCCHCATLQLQKSARLDQEIAKLEEKLANLRASSPIKLCIWLTCVAFTIIASFHFLPWWFILATVLAVAFFIKWKYEIKIVMNHESGTNQETQLELDVKDFLPEINEINQSLLKEVDEQCDDVLAGTIGAPDGRKVKNAAEQDEEMYLNMLIPEATSNDFESAEHSGSSSDEMFCPERVGKSSSLERSTKTKVPDVGSTVREKHIEFKVSHFNANSSSDSDDNISRGLCFSNDDDNADGDTRQNDARYDILSASSLAGNVLVKNAYKHIVDAAAYQLHQTKLQQEGAVSSFEPQNLTLASIGNTIRSMRLSTFAVQKNDDSTDEDVDSDFEILNSEELNNL, encoded by the exons ATGCATTCGAACGTGGTTCCATACACAATCCGCAG TATGGAAATCATACGACAAAAACTATCCAATTTGTCCGATACTATTCGAGATGGGTTGCTGTTGTGCAAAGCTGTAGGCTACTACGCATCATTACTACTATTTACTTTGGGTTTTACGCTGTG GTTTGATTTTCGTCCCTTTGGCATGATTTGTGCTGCATATCTTGGAATATTTTGGTGCTGTCATTGTGCCACCCTCCAGTTACAGAAATCGGCGCGGCTTGATCAAGAAATTGCTAAACTAGAAGAAAAGCTTGCGAATCTGCGCGCTAGCAGTCCCATCAAGTTGTGCATATGGCTCACTTGTGTCGCATTTACCATCATCGCTTCGTTCCACTTTCTTCCATGGTGGTTTATACTAGCAACTGTGTTGGCGGTAgcatttttcatcaaatgGAAGTACGAGATAAAAATTGTAATGAATCATGAATCAG gTACAAACCAAGAAACTCAGCTGGAGCTGGATGTAAAAGATTTTCTAccggaaataaatgaaatcaacCAAAGTTTGTTGAAAGAGGTTGACGAGCAGTGCGACGACGTTCTCGCTGGCACAATCGGTGCTCCAGATggtagaaaagtaaaaaatgcaGCCGAGCAGGACGAGGAGATGTACTTAAACATGCTGATACCAGAAGCTACCAGCAACGATTTCGAATCGGCTGAACACAGTGGATCAAGCAGTGATGAAATGTTTTGTCCAGAGAGGGTCGGCAAAAGTTCATCGTTAGAAAGAAGTACCAAAACCAAGGTACCGGATGTTGGAAGTACGGTACGCGAGAAACACATTGAGTTTAAAGTAAGCCATTTCAACGCCAATAGTTCGTCCGATTCCGATGACAACATATCGCGTGGGCTATGCTTCAGCAATGACGACGATAATGCAGATGGTGACACCAGGCAAAACGATGCCCGCTATGACATTTTGAGTGCTAGTAGTTTGGCAGGGAATGTTCTTGTAAAGAACGCCTACAAACACATAGTAGACGCCGCTGCGTACCAACTACATCAAACGAAACTACAGCAGGAAGGCGCAGTTTCAAGCTTTGAACCTCAAAATCTTACACTTGCTTCCATCGGCAACACTATACGATCGATGCGGTTGTCCACTTTTGCGGTGCAAAAAAATGACGATTCAACCGACGAAGATGTAGATAgtgattttgaaattttgaattCAGAAGAGTTGAACAATTTGTGA
- the LOC131291279 gene encoding dnaJ homolog subfamily C member 25 homolog: MTTAVHRSRWIIFILGLCTIQSNGHYLDQFYCGQDNCYELLGVTRESTKQEIAKNYRQLARKYHPDVHHGVEQKQVAEELFKKIATAYEVLKDEESRNDYNYMLDNPQEYYSHFYRYYRRKTKIDVRLVVVVTISIISCIQYISRWQRYDTAIKYFMSLPKYRNKALEMINQSQSNGSTSGGKRIKLSKAEQKKEHDEQIRKVIENNMDIQGAYAKPEIKDILWIQLFLLPYTIGRYCCWAGRWIWKFTILKQPYGREEQLYIIRRNMKLTSVQFDAIETETVDMFLKQELWITSNFERWKTEQENEKKKQMADNPRYKAYRRYMKNHGPGRLTFEE, from the coding sequence ATGACGACGGCAGTACACCGTTCTCGTTGGATTATATTCATTTTAGGATTATGTACTATTCAGAGCAATGGACATTACCTAGATCAGTTTTATTGCGGCCAGGATAACTGCTACGAGCTGCTGGGAGTGACGCGGGAAAGTACCAAGCAAGAAATTGCCAAAAACTATCGCCAGCTAGCACGGAAGTACCACCCGGATGTACATCATGGAGTTGAGCAGAAGCAGGTTGCCGAGGAATTGTTTAAGAAAATAGCCACGGCGTACGAAGTGCTGAAGGATGAAGAATCCCGCAACGACTACAACTACATGCTGGACAACCCGCAGGAGTACTACTCGCATTTCTACCGATATTATCGTAGGAAAACAAAGATCGACGTGAGGCTGGTGGTTGTGGTGACTATCAGCATCATTTCCTGCATACAATACATATCCCGGTGGCAACGGTACGACACGGCAATCAAATACTTCATGTCTCTACCGAAGTATCGTAACAAAGCTCTGGAAATGATAAACCAATCGCAAAGTAACGGCTCTACCAGCGGTGGAAAACGCATTAAACTGTCTAAGGCTGAGCAAAAGAAGGAGCACGACGAGCAAATTCGCAAGGTGATCGAAAACAACATGGACATTCAAGGAGCTTACGCAAAGCCAGAAATTAAGGACATTCTGTGGATACAACTGTTTCTCCTACCATACACTATCGGTCGCTATTGCTGTTGGGCGGGGCGATGGATCTGGAAGTTCACCATTCTAAAGCAGCCCTACGGCCGTGAAGAGCAGTTATACATCATTAGGAGGAACATGAAGCTGACTTCGGTACAATTTGATGCAATCGAAACGGAAACTGTGgacatgtttttgaaacagGAGCTATGGATAACATCCAACTTTGAGCGATGGAAAACTGagcaggaaaatgaaaagaaaaaacagatGGCAGACAATCCCCGTTACAAAGCTTATCGTAGATATATGAAGAACCATGGGCCAGGGCGACTGACTTTTGAGGAATGA
- the LOC131291281 gene encoding caspase-like: MSIPDVVDIIKNVDKELVDRESVMERPGDVGDALGTRKAHEPFDPRLCARMPVDRYAADYNMKHKRRGLALIFNHENFDVPQLKMRAGTNVDCENLTATLKGLDFDVHVYKDLKLRDLQKEIERASQMDHSDADCILITILSHGELGYLYAKDCQYKLDVIWSYFTANHCPSLAGKPKLFFIQACQGDQLDGGMLLSPKDRTETDSSSSMTFKIPTHADFLIAYSTIPGFYSWRNTQKGSWFMQSLCQELNSHGRKYDILTLLTFVAQRVAYDFESNTPDIPMMHQQKQIPCITTMLTRLLRFEEKKAF, from the exons atGAGTATTCCGGATGTGGTTGATATCATAAAGAATGTTGACAAAGAACTTGTTGATCGTGAAAGTGTTATGGAACGACCTGGTGATGTCGGCGATGCGCTGGGGACGCGCAAAGCGCA cgAACCGTTCGATCCACGGCTTTGTGCACGAATGCCCGTTGACCGTTATGCTGCCGACTACAATATGAAACATAAACGTCGTGGGCTGGCTTTGATTTTCAATCATGAAAACTTCGATGTGCCGCAGCTGAAGATGCGAGCAGGAACAAACGTAGACTGCGAAAATCTGACTGCAACATTAAAGGGATTAGACTTCGACGTGCACGTATACAAGGACCTAAAGCTTCGCGACCTACAGAAGGAAATCGAGCGAG CCTCCCAGATGGACCACAGCGATGCGGACTGCATTCTCATAACAATTTTGTCCCACGGGGAGCTGGGCTACCTGTATGCCAAGGATTGCCAGTACAAACTTGATGTCATATGGTCTTATTTCACGGCAAACCACTGTCCGTCTTTGGCCGGGAAGCCCAAGCTGTTCTTCATACAGGCGTGCCAGGGCGACCAGCTTGACGGGGGTATGCTGTTGTCTCCCAAGGATCGAACAGAAACGGATAGCTCCTCGTCCATGACATTCAAGATACCGACGCATGCGGATTTCCTTATCGCGTACTCGACTATTCCGGGCTTCTACTCGTGGCGCAACACCCAGAAGGGCTCTTGGTTCATGCAATCGCTTTGCCAAGAACTCAATTCGCATGGCCGAAAGTACGATATCCTCACACTATTGACGTTTGTCGCCCAACGTGTCGCATACGATTTCGAATCAAACACGCCGGATATCCCGATGATGCACCAGCAAAAACAGATACCGTGCATCACGACCATGTTGACCCGTTTGCTACGATTCGAGGAGAAAAAAGCATTTTGA
- the LOC131291373 gene encoding calpain-D produces MGTIASVLQWYCIQCNYLNPTESVRCLRCRVFRKVNNVDIINHQILSTNDNIPVSSSCVRMKDVNRKLVSNDCLFRVKDSLALAHKNINRKKIERSFVHSLPERCCWNRKRHHSQPSINRKWNCHRCRAYNRSVSWHCINCEALSVIAPVYKETIKKSLTHVICRNEHHGANCGHEKYIPFASVSIKAYRSMDHVGSARCSFCIYNQFSFESDTTQKCCCCGESQLSHCMKANYVNLERERGTFSGTTTITKRTGGLIVVPSTTPQLIDNSTTNVRLKANTKTKMAIQSAPEPIYAVINKEAKRKTKLASDAVNNNSTASNITQPFTSKDAVRSEDINNSAIIRCKNGKPEDIEETGISNAGNEKVAAKCKYNKQLSNYKYNLDKAANFDGDSRDIFTVMDEYSTHQNSTIRELDNIPAIVKVPIASFEQDLDDEWCTKPSQLTDEQEWTCRKCTLVNSSGSLACIACGGSKLRSICNVEEMTLKKGEFWTCVKCTLKNSIVQHDCSACKSARPILKAANGQVNESLATNRLILGQCDGPSNSSRSSSAPHPLASSIDSGAIPKQMPVAGGNGGGGIMISGNVASTSGGSAVVVALKPTSVMQVSIPKRTWQCPACTFENSLACVVCDICSSHRHIDTGGFMWHQQQQKQKNSRLEENQRQLDDLEALNRWKSIIEYCVENGQAFVDDSFPPATKSLYYQPASNNEINPVAQWRRPHDIFCEGGHQATPPWAVFRTPLPSDICQGVLGNCWLLSALAVLAEREDLVKEVLLTKEICPQGAYQVKLCKDGRWTTVLVDDLLPCDKRGHLVYSQAKRKQLWVPLIEKAVAKIHGCYEALVSGRAIEGLATLTGAPCESIPLQASSLPIPSEDDLDRDLIWAQLLSSRLVKFLMGASCGGGNMKVDEDEYQRKGLRPRHAYSVLDVRDIKGHRLLKLRNPWGHFSWQGDWSDDSELWTDELRDSLMPHGGSEGVFWISFEDVLRYFDCIDICKVRSEWNEVRLFGTLQPLRALSCVLITVLEPTEAEFTLFQEGQRNSEKSQRSQLDLCVVLFRTRNPANPEVGRLVEHSKRQVRGFVGCHKMLETDLYMLVCLAFNHWHTGIDDFMQYPQCVLAIHSSKRLLVEQITPPPFLLADAIISLTLAKGQRHEGREGMTAYYLTKGWAGLVVMVENRHENKWIHVKCDCQESYNVVSTRGELKTVDSVPPLQRQVIIVLTQLEGSGGFSIAHRLTHRLANSGGLHDWGPPSSTHYPPIENVSELHSPRMIT; encoded by the exons ATGGGTACAATTGCATCGGTACTTCAGTGGTATTGCATTCAGTGTAATTACTTGAATCCAACCGAAAGCGTACGATGCCTTAGGTGTCGAGTGTTTCGCAAAGTAAATAACGTCGATATTATTAACCATCAAATTCTCTCAACCAACGACAACATTCCCGTTTCGTCGTCATGCGTTCGAATGAAAGATGTGAATAG aAAACTAGTTTCAAACGATTGTCTGTTCCGAGTAAAAGACAGTCTAGCGCTTGCACACAAAAATatcaatagaaaaaaaatcgaacgatCCTTCGTTCACTCGCTCCCAGAACGCTGTTGCTGGAATCGTAAGCGGCACCATTCCCAGCCGAGCATCAATCGCAAATGGAATTGCCACCGGTGCCGTGCTTACAATCGTAGCGTGTCCTGGCACTGCATTAATTGTGAAGCTCTAAGTGTTATAGCCCCGGTATACAaggaaacgataaaaaaatctttgaCGCACGTTATTTGCAGAAACGAGCACCACGGCGCAAACTGTGGCCACGAGAAGTACATTCCCTTTGCCTCGGTCAGCATTAAAGCTTATCGCAGCATGGACCATGTCGGATCGGCACGGTGTAGTTTTTGTATCTACAATCAATTCAGCTTCGAAAGCGATACGACGCAGAAGTGCTGCTGTTGCGGAGAATCTCAATTATCGCACTGTATGAAAGCAAATTATGTTAACCTCGAACGCGAACGCGGTACGTTTAGCGGTACCACGACGATCACCAAGCGCACAGGCGGATTGATTGTGGTCCCTTCGACTACACCACAGCTCATTGATAATTCTACAACAAATGTGAGGCTCAAGGCTAATACTAAAACGAAAATGGCCATTCAATCAG CGCCGGAACCGATTTATGCAGTTATCAACAAAGAAGCTAAACGAAAAACCAAGCTAGCGAGTGATGCTGTAAATAACAATTCAACTGCCAGTAACATCACTCAACCTTTCACATCGAAGGACGCAGTACGCAGTGAAGATATAAACAATTCAGCAATAATAAGGTGCAAAAACGG GAAACCGGAAGATATCGAGGAAACTGGCATCAGCAATGCTGGCAATGAGAAGGTAGCTGCTAAATGTAAATACAACAAACAGCTTTCCAACTATAAATATAATTTAGATAAAG CAGCTAATTTCGATGGAGATAGTCGTGATATCTTTACGGTGATGGATGAATATAGTACGCATCAGAATTCCACCATTCGGGAACTAGATAATATACCTGCAATCGTTAAAGTTCCAATAGCAAGTTTTGAGCAAGATTTGGACGATGAGTGGTGTACGAAAC CATCTCAACTTACGGACGAGCAGGAATGGACTTGCAGGAAGTGCACGCTTGTCAATTCCAGCGGGTCACTCGCCTGTATTGCATGTGGAGGATCGAAACTGCGCAGCATTTGCAATGTGGAAGAAATGACGCTGAAAAAGGGCGAGTTCTGGACTTGCGTTAAATGCACCCTGAAGAATTCGATTGTGCAACATGACTGCAGTGCTTGTAAATCGGCTCGACCGATTCTGAAAGCTGCTAACGGGCAAGTGAACGAGTCGTTGGCCACCAATCGCCTGATACTGGGGCAGTGCGATGGACCATCCAACAGCAGTCGGTCCAGTTCCGCACCGCATCCGCTCGCCTCGTCAATCGACTCTGGTGCTATTCCAAAGCAAATGCCTGTGGCTGGTGGAAACGGCGGTGGAGGGATTATGATCAGTGGTAATGTGGCTAGCACTTCCGGTGGTTCGGCGGTTGTCGTCGCGCTTAAGCCTACGTCGGTGATGCAAGTGTCTATACCCAAGCGAACGTGGCAATGTCCAGCCTGTACGTTCGAGAACTCgcttgcgtgtgtggtttGCGATATCTGCTCGAGTCACCGGCACATTGATACCGGTGGGTTCATGtggcatcagcagcagcagaagcagaagaacAGTCGACTGGAGGAAAATCAGCGCCAGCTTGATGACTTGGAGGCGCTGAACCGTTGGAAGAGCATCATTGAGTACTGCGTTGAAAATGGGCAGGCTTTTGTGGACGACTCGTTTCCACCGGCTACCAAAAGCCTCTATTACCAGCCAGCGTCTAACAACGAGATTAATCCGGTCGCGCAATGGCGTCGACCGCATGACATATTTTGCGAGGGTGGACACCAGGCTACACCGCCCTGGGCCGTGTTTCGCACGCCATTACCTTCCGACATCTGCCAAGGGGTGTTAGGTAACTGCTGGTTGTTAAGCGCGTTGGCCGTGCTGGCCGAACGCGAGGATCTCGTGAAGGAGGTGCTGTTGACAAAGGAAATCTGCCCTCAGGGCGCTTACCAGGTGAAACTGTGCAAAGACGGTCGCTGGACGACGGTGCTCGTAGACGACTTGTTGCCGTGCGACAAGCGTGGCCACCTGGTGTACTCACAGGCGAAGAGAAAACAGCTTTGGGTGCCACTGATCGAAAAAGCGGTGGCTAAAATTCACGGCTGCTACGAAGCGCTGGTGTCCGGCCGTGCAATTGAAGGGCTAGCCACCTTGACCGGGGCACCTTGTGAGAGTATCCCGTTGCAGGCCAGTTCGCTGCCGATACCGAGCGAGGATGATTTAGACCGCGATCTGATTTGGGCACAGCTGCTCAGTTCCAGGTTAGTGAAGTTTCTAATGGGAGCCAGTTGTGGCGGCGGTAATATGAAGGTCGATGAAGACGAATACCAGCGAAAGGGACTACGGCCACGGCACGCCTACTCCGTGCTGGACGTCCGGGACATTAAAGGACACAGACTGTTGAAACTACGCAATCCCTGGGGACACTTTTCTTGGCAAG GGGATTGGTCAGATGATTCCGAGCTGTGGACAGATGAACTCAGAGATAGTCTGATGCCTCATGGCGGATCCGAAGGTGTATTTTGGATTTCTTTTGAGGACGTCCTCAG ATACTTTGATTGCATTGATATATGCAAGGTTCGTTCAGAATGGAACGAAGTACGTCTGTTTGGTACACTGCAACCCCTAAGAGCTTTATCGTGTGTGTTAATAACGGTACTCGAACCGACTGAGGCAGAATTCACTCTATTCCAAGAAGGGCAAAG AAATTCCGAAAAATCTCAACGATCCCAACTTGATCTCTGCGTTGTGTTGTTTCGCACAAGAAATCCGGCTAATCCGGAAGTAGGCCGTCTTGTGGAACACAGCAAAAGACAG GTTCGCGGTTTCGTTGGCTGTCATAAGATGTTGGAAACAGACTTGTATATGCTGGTTTGCCTCGCCTTCAACCATTGGCACACGGGAATTGATGATTTCATGCAATATCCACAATGCGTGTTGGCCATTCATAGCtctaagcgcctactagtcgAACAGATTACGCCGCCTCCGTTCCTTCTGGCAGATGCCATCATTAGCCTGACACTGGCCAAAGGACAACGGCATGAAGGACGTGAGGGCATGACTGCATACTATCTTACTAAG GGTTGGGCAGGATTAGTTGTGATGGTAGAGAATAGACATGAAAATAAGTGGATTCACGTAAAGTGCGACTGTCAAGAGAGTTACAATGTGGTGTCAACCCGAGGCGAATTGAAAACTGTCGATTCCGTGCCGCCCCTACAGCGTCAG GTCATTATCGTTCTAACACAATTAGAAGGTAGCGGAGGATTCAGTATAGCCCACCGTCTAACGCATCGGTTGGCGAACTCGGGTGGATTGCATGACTGGGGACCGCCGTCTTCCACACACTATCCTCCAATCGAAAACGTATCCGAGCTTCACTCGCCACGAATGATAACCTAG